A part of Emys orbicularis isolate rEmyOrb1 chromosome 13, rEmyOrb1.hap1, whole genome shotgun sequence genomic DNA contains:
- the KCTD2 gene encoding BTB/POZ domain-containing protein KCTD2 yields MAELMAAGDGPPRGRTPSPVLGSIPVPPGPPSPRLAGPACSGGGLSPRSSEPPVADRPGSGSKWVRLNVGGTYFVSTRQTLCREPKSFLCRLCCQDGPELGSDKDETGAYLIDRDPTYFGPILNYLRHGKLIINKELAEEGVLEEAEFYNIASLVRLVKERIRDNENRTSQGPVKHVYRVLQCQEEELTQMVSTMSDGWKFEQLISIGSSYNYGNEDQAEFLCVVSRELNNSTNGIVIEPSEKAKILQERGSRM; encoded by the exons ATGGCGGAGCTGATGGCGGCGGGGGATGGGCCGCCCCGGGGCCGTACGCCCAGCCCGGTACTGGGGAGCATCCCCGTTCCTCCCGGGCCGCCGAGCCCCCGCCTGGCCGGGCCTGCCTGTTCCGGAGGGGGGCTGTCCCCGCGTAGCTCCGAGCCGCCCGTCGCGGACAGGCCTGGCTCCGGCTCCAAGTGGGTCCGGCTCAATGTGGGCGGCACATACTTCGTGAGCACCCGGCAGACCCTGTGTCGGGAGCCCAAGTCCTTCCTGTGCCGCCTCTGCTGCCAGGACGGGCCCGAGCTGGGCTCGGACAAG GATGAGACAGGGGCATATCTCATCGACAGGGATCCCACTTATTTTGGGCCGATCCTGAACTACCTCCGACATGGAAAACTCATAATAAACAAGGAGCTGGCAGAAGAAG GGGTACTGGAAGAAGCCGAGTTTTACAATATTGCATCCCTGGTGCGTCTGGTGAAGGAGCGGATACGGGACAATGAGAACAGAACCTCTCAA GGACCCGTGAAACATGTGTACAGAGTCCTGCAGTGCCAAGAGGAAGAGCTCACACAGATGGTGTCCACTATGTCTGATGGATGGAAATTTGAACAG CTAATCAGCATTGGATCTTCCTATAACTATGGAAATGAGGACCAGGCAGAATTCCTCTGTGTCGTCTCAAGGGAGCTCAATAACTCTACTAATGGCATTGTCATCGAACCTAGTGAGAAGGCAAAG ATTCTTCAGGAGCGAGGATCCCGGATGTGA
- the ATP5PD gene encoding ATP synthase subunit d, mitochondrial: MAGRRAALKAIDWMAFVERVPPNQKAMFNALKTRSDALSAKLTSLPEKPPAIDWVYYKTAVAKAGMVDEFEKKYNALKVPEPVDTQTDKIHAQEQEAAKSAAEYVQASKSRIVQYEKQLEKFKTMIPFDQMTVEDLNEVFPETKLDKEKYPYWPHKPIEDL, from the exons ATGGCAGGTCGCAGAGCTGCTCTGAAAGCGATTGACTGGATGGCATTTGTAGAGAGAGTGCCTCCCAATCAGAAAGCTATGTTTAATGCCCTGAAAACACGCAGCGATGCTCTTTCAGCCAA GTTGACCTCCTTGCCAGAAAAGCCCCCGGCTATTGATTGGGTTTATTACAAGACTGCAGTTGCTAAGGCTGGCATGGTGGATGAGTTTGAAAAGAAG TACAATGCACTAAAGGTTCCTGAGCCTGTGGACACACAAACAGACAAGATACATGCCCAGGAGCAGGAAGCT GCTAAGAGTGCTGCTGAATATGTACAAGCCTCTAAATCCCGTATTGTCCAGTACGAGAAACAG CTTGAGAAGTTCAAAACCATGATTCCATTTGATCAGATGACAGTTGAGGACTTGAATGAGGTCTTCCCTGAAACCaaactggacaaggagaagtaTCCATACTGGCCACACAAACCTATTGAAGACCTGTAA